The stretch of DNA ACTTTCTGTGAAGCCTTCCCAGGGTCGCGCTTTAATTAAAGAACCTCTCGGCCGCTTTTTGGAAAAACAAGATTACCAGTTAGAACCAGGGGGAGATTATGCTTTTACTATTCGAGCAGAACTGTAAATAGAAGAATTCAGGAGCCAGGAGTCAGAATGTACACAAAAACCTGAGATTAATTCTTGCCTATTGCCTTGCCTGTCTCCACAAAAAAATTTTCTCAGTAAACCTAATTAGTCAGTTGTCAGTAAGACTGCTGGAAGTTAAGCGGTTGAGGTAGCGTTCAATCAATAAGATGGCTACAATGTCATCTATGGGTCGCGGAGGCTGTCGCAAACCCTTTGGTAAGAGTTTGGTGAGTCCTGTTGGTGGAAACATTTGCCAATAGCGATCGCGTGCTTCTAGAGTTGTATAACGCTCATCAACTAAAATAATATTCAGGGATGGAATTAATTCCTGATTAAGTTGCTGTTTCCACTTTTTCGCGGTTGTTTGGTCTCCCATGACGATTAAGGAAATAGGAAAACTTTGCCGCAATGACGAAATCTGAGCGATCGCCTCAGTAGCAGGAACAACTTGATGATAATACAGCTGCCGATCCAATCCCATCACGGCTACACCACATTTATCTCGACCAGGATCAAAGCCTAAAATTGCTGGTTGTGTATTAGTCATAGGGAACAGGGAACAGGGAACAGGGAACAGGTAATAGGGAAGTGGGGAAATGGGGAGATGGGGAGATGGGAAGGATTAATCACCCAATCACCAGTCACCAGTCACCAGTCACCAGTCACCTATTTACGTGCTAAAAATAACTTGTCCATTCAAAATTGCTACAAGTTTTACTCTCAAAGGACCGGCTGTATAGGTATCCTCAGCTGCTATGGCTTTAATTTCCAGTGGTTGCTCGGACTGTTGCAATTGGGCAAAAAAGCGTATAAAAGTACCATCTATCTGGACTGTTTCCACAATACCAGCATTGCGAGCGCGAAATTGAGAAGCAGAAATGAGCAAGTCTAGACGTTGCCGTAATTGATATGATGTCATAGTTTTCATATCAGCAGATGTTGTAGCTAGAATCTCACCTGCGGAAAATACCAGTTGATTTGGCATTGCATCAGCAAAAAATTCTATCTGTTTTTCTCCCCTGACATAATTACCCGCAGAGAAAATTCGCACTACATATTCTCGACCATTTTGAATTTGTTTAATTAGTTGCTCAACTCTTTCTTGGGTAACACGCAATAGCTCTGTATTTGCAGGAATTGTACCAGGTTCGCTTAATTGAATGTTGGCATTGCGGTTAGCTTCCTGTAAAATTTGGATTACCACTTTACGAGCAGCAGCAGGTTGCTCTACACGAACTACACCAGCAGCTATAACTTGACCACGAACCAAGGCCAGTTTACCCAGACGCAGGTCACGGTATGACTGATAATATTTTTCTAACCTTGCTACTTCCTGTTCTAAGTATTTTTGCTGGTTTTCCAATTCTTTGAGGCGAGATTCTCTGGTAGCAATTACTTGTTCTCGCTTTTTAATTTCTAAGTTGCGATTTTGAATAAGTGTATCTAAATTAGCAATTTTCTGATCACGTTGTTCAATAACTTCTTGGCGATTAGCAAGCTCGCGATCGCGTTTTTC from Anabaena sphaerica FACHB-251 encodes:
- a CDS encoding pre-16S rRNA-processing nuclease YqgF, with amino-acid sequence MTNTQPAILGFDPGRDKCGVAVMGLDRQLYYHQVVPATEAIAQISSLRQSFPISLIVMGDQTTAKKWKQQLNQELIPSLNIILVDERYTTLEARDRYWQMFPPTGLTKLLPKGLRQPPRPIDDIVAILLIERYLNRLTSSSLTDN
- a CDS encoding DUF3084 domain-containing protein, producing MATGYILIAAILILGGVIATVGDRIGTKVGKARLSLFNLRPKNTAVIVTIFTGGVISASTLAILFAADEGLRKGVFELEDIQKDLRNKREQLKTAETEKSQVEEKLNEARKEQAQAQQDLQTINQSLQAANAKQRITQAQLNRTISQQAKTQAQLQGTQSRLGEVVIQYRQAIAELESLYNQRQALHSAVEELKAERQRLYTEAKKAIEEAKTAIEKRDRELANRQEVIEQRDQKIANLDTLIQNRNLEIKKREQVIATRESRLKELENQQKYLEQEVARLEKYYQSYRDLRLGKLALVRGQVIAAGVVRVEQPAAARKVVIQILQEANRNANIQLSEPGTIPANTELLRVTQERVEQLIKQIQNGREYVVRIFSAGNYVRGEKQIEFFADAMPNQLVFSAGEILATTSADMKTMTSYQLRQRLDLLISASQFRARNAGIVETVQIDGTFIRFFAQLQQSEQPLEIKAIAAEDTYTAGPLRVKLVAILNGQVIFST